In one window of Bradyrhizobium sp. AZCC 1721 DNA:
- a CDS encoding EAL domain-containing protein, whose protein sequence is MKRYRPHIFVMIALAIVLAGGWHSSLRNALADLRFAWQSRQVSGDIVVIAIDASSIDRIGVWPWPRLLHAELIRQLQKADVQDIALDVDFSTPSDASSDRNFAEALEGAGGSVVLPSFQQPRTDRTTLHINRPLQQFAEHSWSAIVNVEVGPDGLVRRYPFGEKLDGKFVPSMAAVLAGQYAEKRTPFLIDFSIRTAGITKVSFADVLSGDPATLQKLRGKKVVIGGTALELGDRFSVPNGVILSGPVLQTLAAESLLQNRALQWTSGVVTATGLALLAVLMLFSWRRLTAGKRVALLGATAFTLEAGAFALQAAFPLIPDTSLFHIAIIVYVAAIALDEIDIRDLLGRVAESRFQRVAMSLGDGLICTDSNYLITVWNPGATAIFGYLPEEMIGRPFDEICARDQAPATSAFSIKNVAHRAAGSVVEFDGRRSNGAVFPVEASFSGWQGTDGFQFGAILRDISVRKREAERVRYLAEHDTLTGLINRNTLHVQLEAKISAAETDGRKVALLVIGIDGFQQINDMLGHTCGDLVLRAISQRLTAAIPTAGLVARLSGDEFAIAVPTSDIRENLSRFAEQIGDGFDAPLLAGNRHLRVKVSIGAAVCPGDGRTADELLSNAHLALSRAKATNRGGHVLFEDSIRRELEARLTLEAELALAAERNQFELFYQPQFHLADGRLIGAEALIRWRHPVRGLVSPGEFMPVVNTSPISERIAEWVLRTACTQGAAWERAGHKLRIGVNLSPSQLESGDLAVSVAQVLASTGLCPTSLELEVTEDILLHDEQGALNTFLEIQELGVRLVFDDFGTGFASLSYLKKFPLDGLKIDRSFVLGLLTNPDDAAIVSSTIGLSKQLGLSVIAEGVEDRATADFLVRMGCEEGQGYFFGKPMPTRDFEAKFLTAPAAAEVA, encoded by the coding sequence GTGAAACGATATCGGCCGCATATTTTCGTGATGATTGCGCTGGCAATCGTCCTGGCGGGCGGCTGGCACAGCTCGCTTCGCAACGCCCTGGCCGACCTGCGGTTCGCCTGGCAGTCGCGACAGGTCAGCGGCGACATCGTGGTGATCGCGATCGACGCATCGTCGATCGACAGGATCGGCGTCTGGCCGTGGCCGCGCCTGCTCCACGCCGAACTGATCCGGCAGCTTCAGAAGGCGGACGTCCAGGACATCGCACTCGATGTCGACTTCTCGACACCTTCGGATGCGTCGTCGGACCGAAACTTTGCCGAAGCCCTCGAGGGCGCGGGCGGATCGGTGGTGCTGCCCTCCTTCCAGCAGCCCCGCACCGACAGGACGACGCTTCATATCAATCGCCCGCTGCAGCAATTCGCCGAACATTCGTGGTCGGCGATCGTCAATGTCGAGGTCGGGCCCGATGGCCTCGTCCGGCGTTATCCGTTCGGTGAGAAGCTGGACGGCAAGTTCGTGCCGTCGATGGCTGCCGTGCTCGCCGGCCAGTACGCCGAAAAGCGCACACCCTTTTTGATCGACTTCAGCATCCGAACGGCCGGAATCACCAAAGTGTCCTTTGCCGACGTTCTGAGCGGTGACCCGGCGACACTGCAAAAACTCAGGGGCAAGAAGGTCGTCATCGGCGGCACGGCGCTCGAACTTGGTGACCGCTTCAGCGTGCCGAACGGTGTGATCCTGTCGGGCCCGGTGCTGCAGACGCTGGCTGCGGAATCGCTGCTGCAGAACCGCGCGCTGCAATGGACCTCGGGCGTCGTCACGGCGACCGGCCTGGCGTTGCTCGCCGTGCTGATGCTGTTCTCGTGGCGCCGCCTCACCGCCGGCAAGCGAGTCGCGCTGCTCGGCGCAACGGCGTTCACACTCGAGGCAGGCGCGTTCGCCCTGCAGGCGGCGTTCCCGCTCATTCCGGATACGTCGCTGTTTCACATCGCCATCATCGTCTACGTCGCGGCCATCGCCCTCGACGAAATCGACATCAGGGATCTGCTCGGCCGGGTCGCCGAGAGCCGCTTTCAGCGCGTGGCGATGTCGCTCGGCGACGGCCTGATCTGTACCGACTCCAACTATTTGATCACGGTGTGGAATCCGGGCGCGACCGCGATCTTCGGCTATCTGCCCGAAGAGATGATCGGTCGGCCGTTCGACGAGATTTGCGCACGTGACCAAGCCCCGGCCACATCCGCCTTCTCCATCAAGAACGTGGCACATCGGGCTGCCGGATCGGTGGTCGAGTTCGACGGACGCCGCAGCAATGGCGCGGTGTTTCCGGTCGAGGCCTCGTTCTCCGGCTGGCAAGGCACCGACGGATTTCAATTCGGCGCGATCCTCCGCGATATCTCGGTACGCAAGCGCGAAGCCGAGAGAGTCAGATATCTTGCGGAGCACGACACGCTGACGGGGCTCATCAACCGCAACACGCTTCACGTCCAGCTCGAGGCCAAAATTTCCGCGGCCGAGACGGACGGCCGCAAGGTGGCACTGCTGGTGATCGGCATCGACGGCTTCCAGCAGATCAACGACATGCTCGGCCACACCTGTGGCGATCTTGTGCTTCGCGCCATTTCGCAGCGACTGACGGCGGCCATTCCGACGGCGGGTCTGGTCGCCCGCTTGAGCGGAGACGAATTCGCCATCGCCGTTCCGACCAGCGACATCCGAGAAAACCTCAGCCGCTTCGCCGAACAGATCGGCGACGGCTTCGACGCGCCGCTGCTGGCCGGAAACCGTCACCTCCGCGTCAAGGTCAGCATTGGAGCCGCCGTTTGCCCAGGCGATGGGCGAACGGCGGACGAACTACTCAGCAACGCCCATCTGGCGCTGAGCCGCGCCAAGGCGACCAACCGCGGCGGCCACGTGCTGTTCGAAGACTCGATCCGCCGCGAACTGGAGGCGCGCCTGACGCTGGAAGCGGAGCTGGCGCTGGCCGCGGAGCGCAATCAATTCGAATTGTTTTACCAACCACAATTTCATCTGGCCGACGGCCGATTGATCGGCGCCGAAGCCCTGATCCGCTGGCGTCATCCCGTGCGGGGCCTGGTTTCGCCGGGCGAATTCATGCCGGTCGTCAACACCTCTCCGATTTCCGAGCGCATCGCCGAATGGGTTCTCCGAACCGCCTGCACCCAGGGAGCCGCTTGGGAACGCGCGGGACACAAGCTCCGCATCGGCGTCAACCTTTCGCCGTCGCAGTTGGAGTCCGGTGACCTCGCGGTCTCGGTTGCGCAGGTTCTGGCCAGCACCGGCTTATGTCCAACCAGCCTTGAGCTCGAGGTCACCGAAGACATCCTGCTCCACGATGAGCAGGGCGCGCTGAATACGTTCCTCGAGATTCAGGAGCTTGGCGTTCGCCTCGTCTTCGACGATTTCGGAACCGGCTTTGCCAGTTTGAGCTATCTGAAGAAATTCCCGCTCGACGGGCTGAAGATCGACCGCTCTTTCGTATTGGGCTTGCTGACCAATCCCGACGACGCGGCGATCGTTAGCTCGACCATTGGACTGAGCAAGCAACTCGGCCTGTCTGTCATCGCCGAAGGCGTCGAGGACCGCGCCACGGCCGACTTCCTGGTCAGGATGGGCTGCGAAGAGGGACAGGGTTACTTCTTCGGCAAGCCGATGCCAACTCGGGATTTTGAGGCCAAATTCCTGACCGCTCCCGCAGCCGCCGAGGTGGCGTGA
- a CDS encoding GNAT family N-acetyltransferase, protein MADIADISTVRRASSKDANAPAIGEALTPLTGISAPQWRALTEGAAEPNGYYLPEWELAVNASARGRSNAAALGAWCDASTLIGLVPVISMWRAYKIPLPALVSADPYGTLCTPLLDREMAEEAVTSILRRARRAGAHALIFRATPLDGAAMKAFTNVLHRGGMQPLVLQSHVRACLDATADADTVLRDALGAKKLKELRRQRNRLAEHGAVHFDVARTPGEIAAAVETFLVLEASGWKGQRGTALGQHEGDAAFVRRATSALAETGQCEIVTLRAGETPVAAAIVLRHQDRAFYFKLGVDERFAKFSPGVQLTLELTQHLCADPAIAMVDSTANPDHPMINPIWRGRLAIGDVLIPLRRNDPVVALIRAALPLRSAIREPARRLVHFVRKSREKS, encoded by the coding sequence GTGGCCGATATTGCCGACATATCGACGGTGCGCCGTGCATCGAGCAAGGATGCGAATGCGCCAGCCATTGGCGAGGCGCTGACGCCGCTTACCGGCATCTCCGCGCCCCAATGGCGCGCGCTCACCGAAGGCGCCGCCGAGCCGAACGGCTATTACTTGCCCGAATGGGAATTGGCGGTGAATGCTTCGGCGCGGGGCCGCTCGAACGCCGCCGCGCTCGGCGCATGGTGCGATGCATCCACCTTGATCGGCCTTGTGCCCGTGATCTCGATGTGGCGCGCCTACAAGATCCCGCTGCCCGCTCTGGTCAGCGCCGATCCCTATGGCACGCTTTGCACGCCGCTGCTCGATCGCGAGATGGCGGAGGAAGCCGTCACAAGCATTCTGCGCCGGGCCAGGCGTGCCGGCGCGCATGCGCTGATTTTCCGTGCCACCCCGCTCGATGGCGCAGCCATGAAGGCCTTCACCAATGTGCTGCATCGCGGCGGCATGCAGCCGCTGGTGCTGCAGTCGCATGTCCGCGCCTGCCTCGATGCCACGGCTGACGCCGATACCGTGCTGCGCGACGCGCTCGGCGCAAAGAAACTGAAAGAACTCCGCCGCCAGCGCAACCGCCTCGCCGAACACGGCGCCGTCCATTTCGACGTGGCGCGGACGCCCGGCGAGATCGCTGCCGCCGTCGAAACCTTCTTGGTATTGGAAGCCAGCGGCTGGAAGGGGCAGCGTGGCACGGCCCTCGGCCAGCACGAGGGCGATGCGGCGTTCGTCCGCCGCGCCACTTCGGCGCTGGCAGAGACCGGCCAATGCGAAATCGTGACCTTGCGCGCCGGCGAAACACCGGTGGCGGCAGCGATCGTGCTGCGCCATCAGGATCGCGCCTTCTATTTCAAGCTCGGCGTCGACGAGCGCTTTGCGAAGTTTTCGCCGGGCGTGCAACTGACGCTGGAGCTGACGCAGCATCTTTGCGCCGATCCAGCCATTGCCATGGTGGATTCCACCGCAAATCCCGACCATCCTATGATCAACCCGATCTGGCGCGGACGACTTGCGATTGGCGACGTGTTGATTCCGCTGCGGCGGAACGATCCGGTAGTGGCGCTGATTCGCGCCGCGCTCCCCTTGCGGTCGGCAATCCGCGAGCCGGCGCGGCGTCTCGTCCATTTCGTCAGAAAGAGCCGGGAGAAATCCTAA
- a CDS encoding cupin-like domain-containing protein, whose amino-acid sequence MNTLTAIAPVITADHDALRRDFPLKPFAIRHKLAGHPLLTLPRIAQLASELPRDLIEYNSGKVAISQDPDAIPSVDLDPVEVVKSIETAGAWMVLKRIENSPEYRALLEDTLLSVARARGFNSLADAGFEQVEGFLFVSSPNSTTPFHLDSEDNFFVHIRGEKFFTIFDNTDRSIVSDDEIERSMTKHRNLKYDDSIAPLGKEFHLFAGDGCYVPYQWPHWVRTAGSFSISMAITWKTREVRRMNDLHFFNSMLRSIGLPQQPPGKQPLLDALKLAFYRTVTTAIKPLRASMAMRRVLRRIALGKRANYYLKGV is encoded by the coding sequence ATGAATACGCTCACCGCCATAGCGCCCGTCATTACGGCCGACCATGACGCGCTCCGCCGCGATTTTCCGCTAAAGCCGTTCGCGATCCGCCACAAGCTCGCCGGCCATCCGCTGCTGACGCTGCCACGCATCGCGCAATTGGCTTCCGAGCTGCCACGCGACCTGATCGAATATAATTCCGGCAAGGTCGCGATCAGCCAGGATCCGGATGCGATTCCCTCCGTCGACCTCGACCCCGTCGAAGTCGTGAAGAGCATTGAGACCGCCGGCGCCTGGATGGTGCTCAAGCGCATCGAGAATTCGCCAGAATATCGCGCGTTGCTGGAGGATACGCTGCTGTCCGTCGCCCGTGCCCGCGGCTTCAACAGCTTGGCTGACGCCGGCTTCGAGCAGGTCGAAGGTTTCCTGTTCGTGTCCTCGCCGAATTCGACCACGCCCTTTCATCTCGACAGCGAAGACAATTTCTTCGTGCACATCCGCGGCGAAAAATTCTTCACGATCTTCGACAATACCGACCGTTCGATCGTCTCCGACGACGAGATCGAGCGCTCGATGACCAAGCATCGCAACCTGAAATACGACGATAGCATTGCGCCGTTGGGCAAGGAATTCCACCTGTTCGCAGGCGATGGCTGCTATGTGCCGTATCAATGGCCGCACTGGGTGCGCACCGCTGGTTCGTTCTCGATCTCGATGGCGATCACCTGGAAGACGCGCGAAGTGCGGCGGATGAACGATCTGCACTTCTTCAATTCGATGCTGCGCAGCATCGGTCTGCCGCAGCAGCCGCCGGGCAAACAGCCGCTGCTCGACGCGCTCAAGCTGGCGTTCTATCGCACCGTGACGACCGCGATAAAGCCGCTGCGCGCCTCGATGGCGATGCGCCGCGTGCTGCGGCGGATCGCGCTCGGGAAACGCGCTAACTATTATTTGAAGGGGGTGTAA
- a CDS encoding NIPSNAP family protein has protein sequence MIYELRTYTLRPGTLGDMIKAASTISRDIRKDDYGKLEGYWSTEIGPLNQVLHMWSYNSFDERARLRAELAKNPRWTGEYVPLIRPLLVRQDVRVMNAVRPPVAPASTGNVYELRNYRAKPAGGLKQWLDAFTAVLPEREKYSKIVGLWITEAGQPNEACHIWAYPSLNARAEARGNAMKDPAWQEFLGKGPGFLDEMHSTIMLPAPHSPLQ, from the coding sequence ATGATCTACGAACTGCGCACCTACACCTTAAGACCCGGCACGCTCGGCGACATGATCAAGGCCGCGAGTACGATATCGCGCGACATCCGCAAGGACGATTACGGCAAGCTCGAAGGCTACTGGTCGACCGAGATCGGCCCGCTCAATCAGGTTCTGCACATGTGGAGCTACAATAGTTTTGACGAGCGCGCCCGGTTGCGCGCCGAGCTTGCGAAAAACCCGCGCTGGACCGGCGAGTACGTTCCGCTGATCCGTCCGTTGTTGGTCCGCCAGGACGTTCGCGTGATGAACGCGGTGAGGCCTCCGGTGGCCCCGGCATCGACGGGCAATGTCTACGAACTGCGCAACTACCGCGCCAAGCCGGCGGGCGGCCTCAAGCAATGGCTCGATGCGTTCACTGCCGTGCTGCCAGAGCGCGAAAAATATTCAAAGATCGTCGGCCTCTGGATCACCGAAGCGGGTCAGCCGAACGAAGCCTGCCACATCTGGGCCTATCCCAGCCTGAACGCCCGCGCCGAAGCGCGCGGGAACGCGATGAAGGATCCGGCCTGGCAGGAATTTCTCGGGAAGGGTCCCGGATTTCTCGACGAGATGCACTCGACCATCATGCTGCCGGCGCCGCATTCGCCGCTGCAGTGA
- a CDS encoding DsbA family oxidoreductase codes for MSTLKPLKIDIVSDVVCPWCYIGKRRIENALALVPDVPVEVRWRPFFLNSWVPREGISRDEYLTAKFGSVEAYKGIAGRVVAAAGEEGLTYRPELVKRQPNTIDCHRLIHWAEAHGKAAEMKQRLMELYFRDGGDLTDVNVLVQAAADVGLDADDVRKRLATDEDVALISGQAQEASDKGISGVPTFVFAQKYAVSGAQPAEQLARAIRQVSGEINAQAAE; via the coding sequence GCACCTTAAAACCCCTCAAGATCGACATCGTCTCCGACGTGGTCTGCCCGTGGTGCTACATCGGCAAACGCCGGATCGAGAACGCCTTGGCGCTGGTGCCGGATGTTCCCGTCGAAGTGCGCTGGCGGCCGTTCTTCCTCAATTCCTGGGTGCCGCGCGAGGGCATCAGCCGCGACGAATATCTCACCGCAAAATTCGGTTCGGTCGAGGCCTATAAGGGCATCGCTGGTCGTGTCGTGGCCGCTGCGGGCGAGGAGGGGCTGACCTACCGCCCTGAACTCGTGAAGCGCCAGCCCAACACCATCGATTGCCACCGGCTGATCCACTGGGCGGAAGCGCACGGCAAGGCAGCCGAAATGAAGCAGCGGCTGATGGAATTGTACTTTCGCGATGGCGGCGATCTCACCGATGTCAACGTGCTGGTGCAGGCCGCGGCCGATGTCGGCCTCGACGCCGACGATGTGCGCAAGCGGCTTGCCACCGATGAGGACGTCGCGCTGATCTCCGGCCAGGCGCAGGAAGCGTCCGACAAAGGCATTTCGGGCGTTCCCACCTTCGTCTTCGCGCAGAAATATGCAGTGTCCGGCGCCCAGCCGGCCGAGCAACTCGCCCGGGCGATCCGGCAAGTTTCCGGCGAAATTAACGCGCAGGCCGCGGAGTAG